Within the Cotesia glomerata isolate CgM1 linkage group LG6, MPM_Cglom_v2.3, whole genome shotgun sequence genome, the region ttattttaattaaaatttattttactgatagttttttgaaaatattttgtcaTATATCAGATTTGAATTTAGTTTTTTCCTTACGCgcctttactttttttttttttcgtaacaTAGAAACGAGTCAAAAAACAAtagtatacaaaaatttctaaccacaacaacaaaataaaaaatgttaagagtTTCAAGATGCGAagattatgataaaattattctttaagtcaataatatttatatacttcgctaagtcaataataaataattgactgAATAAttgtaactaaaaaatatattaattatattgaattaattgaattaaagtaAAGGAATATTTAAAAGGTAACTTGTTTATACTTTCATGTATAGGTTATGATACATTATCCCAAGCGACATGAGAATTGTTTGGTGATGTTTTGTTGACTTTAAGTTgacagttattaatttttgactttttgtagaataaaatcttttctaaagtcaaaattttttatttgtgacGCTAGggattaattatttcatttctttttgaatacatattaaaaataatgtttttaaaatttcagaaCAGTAAAAATGTCAACCGACGTCAGTGACATAGAAAAGTATTTAAGTTCTTATCAAGACAACGATTTAAAATTTGCAACTCTTTATGAAAATCCCAAAACTCAGTGTAAGTACACtcaaacatttattaaaaattcatcagaacgaaagaaattttactatagagtccaaatactctgtaagaaaaatacaaatgaatttttcctTGAGAAAGACTTTGGTACGCTGGAAGTCCCGAATAACGTCAAAGAGGTGAATAATTTACCACTAGATGTATGTATGAAAGTGTACaaagtatatttattgaaGAGCAATGTCGACctgaaattttcttgtctGGAAGCAAAAGatgaaatgtataaaaaaagacTGCCAGTACGACATTTGTTAAGAACGATAATGGATTTGAAGATGATGAAAAAGGTTCTGCGGTCTTACTACAttgacaagaaaaaattaaacggTTTCAGTTTATCGCACATGGGCGATATGATGTCAGTTGATACAAGGTTCCAAATTATTGAATCTTTTTGGaagcaaaaaatttcttgtcaattGATAGACCGTGAAACTAATCAAGCGATAAGTCTTCTTGATGTTTTTTACAAGCAGTTGCATactaaaattgatattctgGATAAAAACACTGAAAGGTGGAAGCTAATTGAAACCTGTGTAAAAAATACGCACTCGACACATCACAGCGAGTACACAATTAAAGTAAACGAAATCTTTGTTCTAAAAAGGTGGGAAGACAGTAAAAGATTCAAGGATAATCtaggaaataaaaaacttttatggCATGGAACTAGAATGGATTATGTCGCTTCTATTTTGGAAAGAGGTTTTGAGATAGAACCCAATAATGTTTTGCAGACAACGATCCCAATGTTTGGAAAAGGAATTTACTTTACAAACGCGGTGTCAAAAGCTGCCAATTACTGCAGCAAAGGATCCAATACACGATGTGAGCAAGGAGTTTTGTTCTTGTGTGAAGTCGCTTTAGGCAACATGGAGATTACTTTTAATGCACTACCCAAGTTTGTGGATCTACCAGAGGGCGTCCATTCCGTCTTTGGAAAAGGTTTAATGAGCccgcaaaaaaatattcaagaaaCTGTCCTGTACAATGTCCAGCTAGCCTATGGGAAGCTGCTTGAGATACCAGGGATTAAATCCCAGTTGATACATGATGAATATGTTGTGTATGATCCGAGACAAGTTAAGATGCGGTATTTggtttttattgattttgagGATAaggagtaaaaaaaagtagtatTATTGTTGggattatttattgttttcatgTACTTCTAGGCTAAGAACAACTGAGAGTCTACTGAGTAGATTACTTGTACTTTGGTAAAAGAATTcaattgattcaagaaaaaaatcttgaatccgaaagtttatttaaaagagtttgattatttgaatcaaatagaaaaattattcaagaaatttttattgatttaagtcaattttacttgattcaaaaaattttctgcttGATTCAATACTgagaaattctttaaattaattttcttaatttgagatttttttttctctaatcaagttaatttttcattagtgTATTTTAAGTAATTGCTTTTAAGCTATTAATAAGTTAGCTCTAATTTGTGttgtaagtttttaaaaattatttaattattagtgaaaaaataaatttaaaaatagttcattaatttaaaagtttaatattattgcgatattaaatattttttaacgtaTTAAATGAACAATTAGGTTTTTAAATTCGTTTTTATCTTAATGACAGATTTGTGCGAAAATTGTCAGtagctgagaaaaaatttttaaaaaattgaatgaacCAAGCtcgtttttatattataacaaaattttttaattaaaaaataaagtaggaagcgtaaattatttctaacaaAACTtgtattgatttattaatagaaCAATTTTAAGTGAAAATGTACAACAAACGTAAACAAAAGtaaagataatattttaagtgtaattttatatgaaataaaaattaataccttttaaggtagttgtagcgtgatagacattttaacagaaaattataaaattttttttatcgaaagataaatatattaataattcactaccaaaatttcagatcaattgaccgcaccgtttttaagtaattaattttcgaaattgcatctctctatacctctacgtgtaaaagatgcaatttcgaaaattaattactcaaaaacggtgcggtcaattgatctgaaattttggtagtgaattattaatatatttctttcaataaaaaaaatttcttaattttctgttgaaaataagattattattattaagataatttcttaattttctgttgaaaaaacctatcacgctacaactaccttaaagtaaagttaaaaatataatactaagtataaaaatataaaaaataattttaatttcaggatgtattttttattaattcctttgaatattttcgagtaacttaaaataaatataatgtttacattttaattttgtgtttGGCACAATAGTAaaagtttgaaataaattatgatactgaaagttagagacaattaataatttatggtattttttcaacatattatttacgataaaaaaaatcctatttgcaaaaattactaaaaactataaatgcaattattttaaataattttttagagctaatttattttttaaacataaaatccaaaaatatcCAAGTGTCTTTTATtttcagtgtcataaaaaatttgcaatttatggaaaaattttttttttttatttttcattacattaataaagaatatttgagtaattaaaaaaaaaaaccataatattaaaaatttcaaatttatgtaTATCTGTACAACAATACAAATTTTACGCTATGTACTATAGTAAGATGTTATTTTACTGTAGTCTAAACTACATCTGCAACTAAAGAATGATTCATcacaaattacaaatttacCTGAATTTTCTCGACCGGACTAATCATTAATAAACCGACAGCAGTCGGGAAAACTCTAAGGTAATATTTAGTCCCGGTAAGGTGTGAGATAGTACATACACTGttaaattgcaattaataaatttagtttatttaaaaaacaaaacacgACTCAGTGACTAATACACGATTTTatgtcaattaaatatttatttatttcaatttacttaaaaattgtgaagtataattttcaacaaatttaaaaaaaattgacttggtaagtttttaatttttttactaaaattttattgataattagaATATTCTTCTAAAATgtgtataataatttttagagtatAAGCATTGGTTCAATTAGGCACAAGGCACGGGTTTAGGCATGCCATACACTATACCCGTGCTCGTGTGtttacatattaaaaaaatttgtaaaatccaaaaattcataactcataatgctcatttaattataaaattataataaaatgaagcgaatgtggaaaaaaatataaagcagCTGAGATAGGACGATAATGCGCAAGCGCTCCtagtgaaataattaaatgtacaCAATATATATGTAGGTCctatttggcatggaataccctATATAGTAGATACACAgtcttttggttttttttttttttttttaattttattaattgcataTAAACGTCTCGGAGTTACCTAGCAATTTGCATTCGGTGACCTACAATTCtttcaaagaattaaaaaaaaaaaaatttgactcaatcaatgaattttttcgcAAGCTTAAGTgttttcaaagtttcataCTTGAcggacaagaaaatttttttgactatttttttgtcgaatgttttttttcgtttctgttgcactaaatcaatttttgaaaagtatcaAATTAacctccattaaattatcttgacaatagtatgcaaaatatcttgatttcGTGAACTATcaaggctataataataaaaatagttgccgaaatgaagcgaaaaaaatttttcgatcgtaacgCACTCTCTGACGCTTATTTGCAAGCTTTttgcatcatgagtcgtgcaatgtCAGCATGGATATAATGATGCACGTGTAGACattgaaattagcagacacttgacaatttttcaatttttcttggaaaaatttaagtctaaaaaattatttttaaaaaattgcaattataattttttatactttttaaaatgttactgaaattaagagacatctgataatttaaaaaattttcttaacaaattaattatagcaagaaaaatttattaaaataatttcatttatagaagctctaaaaaataataaatgcaatttttttaaataattttcttgaccTAGAGTAAATGTTCCAGTAGTTGACCGCTTGCAtaagaaattctaaaaattgttatcaactgcattttttatgacctcaaaatttatttttaactattgttgAACTTTGATCATTACAATGAATAGGTAttgcaaatattat harbors:
- the LOC123267525 gene encoding poly [ADP-ribose] polymerase-like; this translates as MSTDVSDIEKYLSSYQDNDLKFATLYENPKTQCKYTQTFIKNSSERKKFYYRVQILCKKNTNEFFLEKDFGTLEVPNNVKEVNNLPLDVCMKVYKVYLLKSNVDLKFSCLEAKDEMYKKRLPVRHLLRTIMDLKMMKKVLRSYYIDKKKLNGFSLSHMGDMMSVDTRFQIIESFWKQKISCQLIDRETNQAISLLDVFYKQLHTKIDILDKNTERWKLIETCVKNTHSTHHSEYTIKVNEIFVLKRWEDSKRFKDNLGNKKLLWHGTRMDYVASILERGFEIEPNNVLQTTIPMFGKGIYFTNAVSKAANYCSKGSNTRCEQGVLFLCEVALGNMEITFNALPKFVDLPEGVHSVFGKGLMSPQKNIQETVLYNVQLAYGKLLEIPGIKSQLIHDEYVVYDPRQVKMRYLVFIDFEDKE